One Candidatus Eisenbacteria bacterium genomic window, CGGACCTTCTCCTTCTCCGCTACGAGGAACCGGATTCCAGCCGCGTCTGGATCGACGGCGGCCGGATCTGGCTTTACTACCCGGAGCTGAAACAGGCCCACCTCTACGCCATCGATCCCGAATCGACGCTGCCAGGGCTCTTTCTCGGCCTTCGGGGAACGCTAGAAGGTTTGGAGGAGAAGTTTCTCGTCGAAACGGAGGACGGTGCCCGCGAGAAGGGATTCACCACCGACGTGCTGATTCTCCGGCCCCAGGAGGGGACCGACCTCTACGGCGAGGTGGACCATGTCCGGGTCGTCATCCGGCGCGAGGACGGACTCCCCCTCCGAACCGAATTTCAAGAGGCGTCGGGGGATCTGACCCGTTTCACCTTCGACGACTTCCATCGCAATCCCGGGCTGGACGAGTCGATTTTCCGTTTCGTTCCGCCTCCGGGGACGGAGGTCTTCGAGTCGGAAGGGGAGACGTGGTAGCCTCCGTCTCCGCGCGCTTCCGCCGCACCCTCTCCTTCTTGGACCGGTTGGTCGACTGGGAGCGGGAGGCGGGCCTCGTGTTCACCGAGGAGGTGATCCGCCTCGACCTCTTCCGGGAAGCTCTCGCCCGAATCGGCGATCCCCATCTCGCCTATCGCACCATCATCGTCGCCGGGACCAAGGGGAAGGGTTCCACGTCCCTCCTGATCGCGCGCCTCCTCTCCGCCCACGGCATACGGACCGGGCTTTTCACCTCTCCTCATTTATCGAACGTGCGGGAGAGGATCCGGTTGGACAACCGGCCCATCGGGCGGGAGGATTTCGCCGACGTACTGGAGACGCTTCGGGATTCCTTCCGCTACTTCGAGGGGATGGGGGAGTCCCGGACCTTTTTCGAGACCATGGCCGCCGCGGCTTTCCTCCATTTTCGGCGGGTGGGGGTCGAGGCGGCGGTACTCGAAGTGGGGCTCGGCGGGCGGTTGGACGCGACCAACGTGGCCGAGCCGGACCTTTCTGTGATCACCCCGATCAGCCGGGACCATGTGCGGATCCTGGGACCGAACCTGATCGCCATCGCCGGGGAGAAGGCGGGGGTGATCCGCCCGGGCAGGCCCCTTCTGATCGGGAAGCAGCGGCCGCGGGTGGTCCGTTTCCTGCGCGAGCGGGCCGAGGCGGCGGGCTGTCCCGTCCAGTTGTACGGCGAGGACTTCGAGGGGCGTTTTCTCGGCGTCGACCGGCGGGGGACCTGGTTCGATTACGTCGAGCGGGGCGCGCCGCCGGAGAGGATCCGCCTCGGCCTTCTCGGCGAGCACCAGGCTTGGAACGGCGCCACCGCTCTCGCGGCGCTCCCCCTCTTCGGCGTTCTGCCCGACCGGGAGCTGGTCCGGAAGGCGTTGCGGTGCTCCATCTGGGCGGGGCGCGGGGAGTTCCTCTCCCGGAACCCGCCGGTGCTGCTCGATGGGGCGCACAACGGCGATTCGGCGGAGGCGCTGGCGCGACTCGTGCGGGAACTCTTTCCGGGGGAGCGCCCCGTTCTCGTCTTCGGCGGCTCCCGGGGGAAGGACTTCCCCACCATGTTTCGCAGGCTCCTTCCGGCCGTGTCCGACGTGATCCTTACCGAATCGGCGCACCCGCGGGCGGCCCCCGCGTCGGAGCTGGAGAGGATCCTGAGACGGGTGGACGGCGGCGGTAGACGCGTGCGGATCGTGACGGACGCGCGCCGCGCGGTGG contains:
- a CDS encoding outer membrane lipoprotein carrier protein LolA, encoding MRIRSFFALPARPRSAALLVSLFLCAFSAARGEDAEAVLARLRAAQADLVDLSATFVHTKHAPLFDEEITSRGRLFYRRPDLLLLRYEEPDSSRVWIDGGRIWLYYPELKQAHLYAIDPESTLPGLFLGLRGTLEGLEEKFLVETEDGAREKGFTTDVLILRPQEGTDLYGEVDHVRVVIRREDGLPLRTEFQEASGDLTRFTFDDFHRNPGLDESIFRFVPPPGTEVFESEGETW
- a CDS encoding bifunctional folylpolyglutamate synthase/dihydrofolate synthase; translation: MVASVSARFRRTLSFLDRLVDWEREAGLVFTEEVIRLDLFREALARIGDPHLAYRTIIVAGTKGKGSTSLLIARLLSAHGIRTGLFTSPHLSNVRERIRLDNRPIGREDFADVLETLRDSFRYFEGMGESRTFFETMAAAAFLHFRRVGVEAAVLEVGLGGRLDATNVAEPDLSVITPISRDHVRILGPNLIAIAGEKAGVIRPGRPLLIGKQRPRVVRFLRERAEAAGCPVQLYGEDFEGRFLGVDRRGTWFDYVERGAPPERIRLGLLGEHQAWNGATALAALPLFGVLPDRELVRKALRCSIWAGRGEFLSRNPPVLLDGAHNGDSAEALARLVRELFPGERPVLVFGGSRGKDFPTMFRRLLPAVSDVILTESAHPRAAPASELERILRRVDGGGRRVRIVTDARRAVVEALRGSRGRPVLITGSLYLAGRVRPRFGRLLAESRRA